In a genomic window of Meriones unguiculatus strain TT.TT164.6M chromosome 8, Bangor_MerUng_6.1, whole genome shotgun sequence:
- the LOC132655965 gene encoding LOW QUALITY PROTEIN: uncharacterized protein LOC132655965 (The sequence of the model RefSeq protein was modified relative to this genomic sequence to represent the inferred CDS: deleted 1 base in 1 codon) has protein sequence MGQTITTPKSLTLQHFKEVRDIAHNLSVEVRKGKWDIFCSSEWRTFDVGWPRDGTFNLDIILQVKAKVMNPGPHGHPDQVPYIITWESLSRTPPPWVKPFLPPPCPKPTPSAPSLLPPLVPTPVNSTLYPVFMKPTSEKDPSHKKTPPVLPADDGPLLDLMIEQPPPYRGPNPAQEPEEATARGGPQGEPPSSPVAGRLRGRREVTPDSTSQALPLGMGPDHQLQYWPFSASDLYNWKNNNPAFSKDPSRLTALIESILVTHQPTWDDCQQLLQTLLTTEEKQRVVIEACKNVPGDDGQPTQLPHRIDAAFPLERPDWDFSTERGRERLRQYRQLLMAGLRGAAKRPTNLAQVKLVTQKSEESPSAFLECLKEAYRVYTPYDPDSPDQATNLAMSFIWQSAPDIRRKLERLDNLRENTVQDLLKEAEWIYNKRETQEERDERLKREAEERENVREQKRNKEFSRLLATVVTEQRQSRQDLGGHRGPQLDKDQCAYCKERGHWARDCPKKPKGH, from the exons ATGGGACAAACTATCACCACCCCCAAAAGTTTAACTTTGCAGCACTTCAAGGAAGTCCGTGACATCGCCCACAATCTCTCGGTGGAAGTGCGGAAAGGAAAGTGGGACATCTTCTGCTCATCTGAATGGCGCACCTTTGACGTGGGCTGGCCACGAGATGGCACCTTTAACCTAGATATTATTTTGCAAGTGAAGGCCAAAGTCATGAATCCTGGGCCCCATGGGCATCCAGACCAAGTCCCTTATATCATCACGTGGGAATCTCTG TCAAGGACCCCCCCACCGTGGGTGAAGCCCTTCTTGCCTCCCCCTTGCCCAAAACCCACTCcttctgccccctctctcctgcctccattaGTTCCTACCCCAGTTAACTCCACCCTTTACCCAGTCTTTATGAAACCTACTTCAGAAAAGGACCCTAGCCACAAGAAGACACCCCCGGTCCTGCCGGCAGATGATGGCCCTCTACTGGACCTGATGATCGAACAACCCCCTCCTTACCGGGGCCCAAACCCGGCACAGGAACCAGAGGAGGCAACCGCCAGAGGGggaccccagggagagccccCTTCGTCCCCGGTGGCGGGACGCTTAAGGGGAAGACGGGAAGTCACTCCCGACTCCACATCCCAGGCCCTACCGCTAGGGATGGGGCCTGATCACCAGCTCCAATATTGGCCCTTTTCTGCGTCTGATTTATATAATTGGAAAAATAATAACCCTGCTTTTTCGAAGGATCCCTCTAGGCTCACTGCATTGATCGAGTCTATTTTAGTGACtcaccagcccacctgggatgattgccaacagctgCTCCAGACGCTGTTGACCACTGAGGAAAAGCAGCGGGTTGTCATAGAGGCATGTAAAAATGTTCCAGGAGACGATGGACAACCCACCCAGCTGCCACACAGAATAGATGCGGCTTTTCCCTTGGAGCGACCGGATTGGGACTTCTCCACTGAGCGCGGTAGGGAACGCCTACGTCAATATCGCCAGTTGCTCATGGCGGGTCTCCGTGGGGCCGCAAAGCGCCCAACTAATTTGGCCCAGGTTAAATTAGTGACTCAAAAGTCTGAAgaatctccctctgccttcctagaaTGCCTCAAGGAGGCATACCGTGTGTATACTCCCTACGATCCAGATAGTCCGGATCAGGCAACTAACTTAGCCATGTCTTTCATTTGGCAGTCAGCCCCAGATATTAGACGGAAGTTAGAAAGACTTGACAATTTAAGAGAAAATACAGtgcaggatttgctgaaggaggcagagtggATTTATaacaagagagagacacaggaagaaaggGACGAAAGGctgaagagagaggcagaagaaagggagaatgtCAGGGAGCAGAAGAGAAATAAAGAGTTTAGCAGGTTGTTGGCCACTGTAGTGACAGAACAAAGGCAGAGTAGACAGGACCTGGGAGGCCATAGGGGTCCCCAACTGGACAAGGATCAATGCGCCTACTGCAAGGAAAGAGGGCATTGGGCCCGAGACTGTCCCAAGAAGCCAAAGGGCCACTAA